The Zootoca vivipara chromosome 4, rZooViv1.1, whole genome shotgun sequence genome has a segment encoding these proteins:
- the NUMA1 gene encoding nuclear mitotic apparatus protein 1 isoform X3, producing MEPEGWRVTWQSTKMSLHNTRASALLAWVNSLKLDDTLNSLSQLQDCSIFIKIINKIHGSEEGWDPLQQSLPDRVAYVVCFLKKRCKHKSSAQNLVSEEKLLAAEELELAKVVMLLFYYASMSDKIPREWTTVEYDLQAEMAKSLNFMLYNEDCLGENLETFLQKKMPQSSSISSTSSEETTPPRREVHFLKLQKVASSSSMNKWLPGSSASPMGDIMHSPQFQIRKLKKLLEEERENRDELEHELAESRKLVDEKETRILVMKQRIDRLTLLHERQAADQLESKEMEELREKNESLLMRLHETLKQCQDLKTEKGQMDRKINQLSEENGDLTFRLREIAHVHTELQEAMNELSEEHNTALREWEEQRSRREMELSSALNEKRCLEEKLEILQGKYSLLEDQMAKLRETTSLPEKGEVMGDILKLEELNQQVAYLSGQQTELQATVLRLEEEKQLLEANLQSERSSFEAEKRQLTGLLTELQNSLSESSRGKEKLEQDLRAQEESLVAQVNALTAEIAKLMGFLHQKDQDLLLLQQQKAQLAEDLQKSEQASRAALQELSLQVDQLTSTVQQSSQKLTQVEAAGQEAYNKAAQEKELALRQLQEKEAELSALTERLRAQSASVAEAQREKADLSHKVQELEARILALTAQCQQSEAQAGAVSVLKGQLREAQQKLADKEKLAKENTRLQERLLILEESVRNTEGILEDEKRRAAESLEGNLRRIAELEEQIQELSKHRDQVQREMGEEKAQRQALERQVQQLEEASRTKVEELQHQMAELSSVAAKGDPGELGRLEEKVRALSGEQEQAHLRLQAEQQKVAELEAQVKHLNSKHQGALAELQADVARATSQVKEKERTEDKLRAEIASLQEKVAVAQKEAAQSLAKGKKEEHEAAQALEVATRELAEEKRKVAELEAQVRLAGDQSQKDLSAAESSLSSTRAALEEKEREVEKLSGQLKSLKAKLEEASQQQKRELALHEEEAKRLSGEVERAMAELAAEKVSKAALEVQLQNVTNEHRVEVSGLQEEVARAQELVGEKERELEELRLKYISRSEELRDLQKTVSKLKGELASAEALKERAAKMESELQGFLEAARTREAEMDSIKSMMHSKDASLKSLEEEKRQQEQESTSSRELYQGQLKECEALRTQVERLEKQCKEQQTTVARLEKVAAASEREQQVEAEALKREVVQHKERATELEQLLEASKSSQEKLKRELHDKGKELAQSREAASRAEKELVVLRAAAQEKSKSEESWKEQLSRCAQESERQASIISSMEKETSIMQRQQLEKEGEVKDLRRLALAESEKSKKLEERLRILQSEMATAASRAAERCSTMKAEAQSSQEQAEKLRVSVEALKKERSAASKQQEDLCKELKSWQEKAFQKEQQLSAQQQEFAGAQALITELMPIKCLYQQLQAEQASQESKHREKLEQMQNAASLLQAELARAKLELAELQAVKERLLEREQAIQQLQAEKGSYVGQLATLQQAQAQLAEENRGLQRLEAELAQAKKQHKQELESVRLDSEKRMAAIKRVVEDTQKKYEEVKKRQQVQVEQLEVYQKERANACQLEELKQKLVQQQKVTQAEQQRAQQVHEEELQAEIKHRNEKILDLQSQLAQKEQAAEHYKAQMEKAKTHYDAKKQQNQELLERLGVLEEVERENAELKAKSERLVKEQQDLVRQMQEAQLTSKNLCSLEAQVEFADRQLREQGKFQLATDSLKSRITFQESPADVSTDSLDMSTSDEAQPLNSTRRSRRSISESGTAEPSKASHRLPRKVETLESLYFTPIPTRTRSKLENSVNSTGDVSFESGRKTLSGRRRTTQVINITMIKKHTEPGTPQSADASLFSVQSAESQSSTLSQEPVKTRLRSASASSTRSLASLPSQESLTRLGTSSPNNTTLMSLPGYRPATRSSMRCSQAGGASSGRSSFYAGSCQEEPEALDEWTRIAELQQRNRICPPHLKTCYPLESRPTLSLATITDEDMKTGDPRETLRRASMLPSQVSEGPATRRSTLSSAAAAGGIATRQQRKRISDEPHQAAGTPESKKSATCFPRPQTPKLRSEEHKRSTHAGSKKDKAQAANKQPNRRQSMAFSILNTPKKLGNSLLRRGPNRKVTPKNSPRSSSRRSPRATSSPKGKANSRSTRNTKF from the exons GTTGGAGGGTAACCTGGCAAAGCACCAAGATGTCGCTTCACAACACGAGAGCCTCAGCTCTCCTTGCTTGG GTGAACAGTCTGAAGCTGGATGATACCCTGAATTCATTGTCTCAGCTCCAAGACTGCAGCATTTTCATCAAGATAATCAACAAAAT TCATGGCTCTGAAGAGGGATGGGACCCTTTGCAGCAGAGTTTGCCAGATCGGGTTGCCTATGTCGTCTGCTTTCTCAAGA AACGCTGCAAGCACAAATCCTCAGCACAGAACTTGGTATCTGAGGAGAAGCTTCTAGCAGCAGAGGAGTTGGAGCTAGCCAAG GTGGTCATGCTGCTGTTTTACTATGCCTCCATGAGTGATAAGATTCCCAGAGAATGGACCACGGTTGAGTATGATCTCCAG GCGGAGATGGCCAAGTCGCTGAACTTCATGTTGTACAACGAAGATTGCCTCGGTGAGAATCTGGAGACCTTCCTTCAAAAGAAAA TGCCACAATCATCCAGTATCTCCAGCACCAGCTCGGAGGAAACCACCCCACCAAGGCGAGAGGTGCACTTCTTGAAGCTGCAGAAGGTCGCCTCTTCATCCAGCATGAATAA GTGGCTCCCTGGCTCCTCTGCCTCTCCTATGGGTGACATCATGCATTCACCCCAGTTTCAGATAAGGAAGCTGAAGAAGCTgctggaagaagagagagaaaatagagaTGAGCTGGAACACGAGCTGGCAGAGAGCCGAAAGCTCGTTGATGAAAAAG AAACGCGGATCCTGGTGATGAAGCAGCGGATCGACCGCCTGACTCTCCTACATGAGAGGCAAGCAGCGGATCAGCTGGAATCTAAAGAAATGGAGGAACTCAGAGAAAAAAACGAGAG cCTCCTCATGCGCCTGCATGAGACACTGAAGCAGTGCCAAGACCTGAAAACTGAAAAAGGCCAGATGGACCGGAAAATCAACCAGCTCTCAGAAGAGAATGGGGACCTCACTTTCAGG CTGCGGGAAATTGCTCACGTTCACACGGAACTGCAGGAAGCCATGAATGAGCTCTCGGAAGAGCACAACACAGCTCTAAGGGAATGGGAGGAGCAGAGGAGCCGTCGGGAGATGGAGCTGAGCAGTGCCCTCAATGAGAAG AGGTGCTTGGAAGAGAAGCTGGAGATTCTGCAGGGAAAGTACTCCTTGCTGGAGGACCAGATGGCGAAGCTGAGGGAGACCACTTCCTTGCCAGAGAAAGGAGAGGTCATGGGTGACATTCTGAAG CTTGAAGAACTGAACCAGCAGGTGGCCTACCTGAGTGGCCAGCAGACCGAGCTGCAGGCAACGGTCCTCCGCCTCGAAGAGGAGAAGCAGCTGCTTGAGGCCAACCTCCAGTCCGAGAGGAGCAGCTTTGAAGCAGAGAAGCGCCAGCTCACAGGCCTGCTCACGGAGCTGCAGAACTCCCTCTCTGAGAGCTCTCGAGGCAAGGAGAAGCTGGAGCAGGATTTGCGTGCCCAGGAGGAGAGCCTGGTCGCTCAGGTCAACGCCCTGACGGCTGAGATCGCCAAGCTGATGGGCTTCCTCCACCAGAAGGACCAGGACCTgctgcttctgcagcagcagaaggcccAGCTGGCCGAGGACTTGCAGAAGAGCGAGCAGGCCTCCCGGGCAGCCCTTcaggagctgagcctccaggtGGACCAGCTGACCAGCACAGTGCAGCAGAGCAGCCAGAAGCTGACGCAGGTGGAGGCTGCAGGCCAGGAAGCATACAACAAGGCCGCCCAGGAGAAAGAGCTGGCCCTGAGGCAACTCCAGGAGAAGGAGGCGGAACTGTCTGCCTTGACCGAGCGGCTGCGTGCTCAGAGCGCCTCTGTCGCAGAAGCCCAGAGGGAGAAGGCCGATTTGAGCCACAAGGTCCAGGAGCTGGAGGCTAGGATCTTGGCCCTCACCGCACAGTGCCAGCAGAGCGAGGCCCAAGCAGGAGCCGTGTCGGTGCTGAAAGGCCAGCTTCGTGAGGCACAGCAGAAGCTGGCTGACAAGGAGAAGCTGGCCAAGGAGAACACCCGTCTCCAGGAACGGCTCCTGATCCTGGAGGAATCCGTCCGCAACACAGAAGGCATCTTGGAGGATGAGAAGAGGCGGGCGGCCGAGTCCTTGGAGGGCAACCTCCGGCGGATCGCAGAGCTGGAGGAGCAGATTCAGGAACTGAGCAAGCACCGGGACCAGGTCCAGCGGGAGATGGGTGAGGAGAAGGCCCAGAGGCAAGCCCTGGAGCGACAAGTGCAGCAGCTGGAGGAAGCCTCCAGGACCAAGGTGGAGGAGCTGCAGCACCAGATGGCAGAGCTCTCCTCTGTGGCGGCCAAAGGAGACCCAGGGGAGCTGGGGAGGCTTGAGGAGAAGGTCCGAGCGCTGAGCGGGGAGCAGGAGCAGGCTCACCTGAGGCTGCAGGCCGAGCAGCAGAAGGTGGCCGAACTGGAGGCTCAGGTGAAGCACTTGAACAGCAAGCACCAAGGAGCACTGGCTGAGCTCCAGGCAGACGTGGCTCGTGCCACCTCACAGGTCAAGGAGAAGGAGCGCACAGAGGACAAGCTCCGGGCAGAGATTGCCTCTCTGCAGGAAAAGGTAGCTGTGGCTCAGAAGGAGGCTGCCCAGAGCTTGGCCAAAGGGAAGAAGGAGGAGCACGAAGCAGCCCAGGCGCTGGAAGTTGCCACCAGGGAGCTGGCTGAGGAGAAGCGCAAGGTAGCCGAGCTGGAGGCTCAAGTGAGGCTGGCAGGGGATCAGAGCCagaaggacctgagtgcagcTGAGTCCAGCCTCTCCAGCACCAGGGCAGCCCTGGAAGAGAAGGAGCGCGAGGTGGAGAAGCTGTCTGGCCAGCTGAAGTCCCTGAAGGCCAAGCTGGAAGAGGCCTCCCAGCAGCAGAAGCGGGAGCTGGCCCTGCACGAGGAGGAAGCCAAGCGGCTGTCGGGCGAGGTGGAACGGGCCATGGCTGAACTGGCCGCTGAGAAAGTCAGCAAGGCAGCCCTGGAGGTGCAGCTGCAGAATGTCACCAACGAGCACCGAGTGGAAGTCTCTGGGCTCCAGGAGGAGGTAGCCAGGGCCCAGGAGCTGGTTGGGGAGAAAGAGCGGGAGCTGGAGGAGTTGCGCCTCAAGTACATCTCCCGCAGCGAGGAGCTAAGGGACCTGCAGAAGACGGTCAGCAAGCTGAAGGGGGAACTGGCCTCCGCTGAGGCCCTGAAGGAGAGGGCTGCCAAGATGGAGAGCGAGCTGCAAGGGTTCCTGGAGGCAGCCCGGACCCGGGAGGCCGAGATGGACAGCATCAAGTCGATGATGCACTCCAAGGACGCCTCCCTCAAGagcctggaggaggagaagcggcagcaggagcaggagtcCACCTCCAGCCGAGAGCTCTACCAGGGGCAGCTGAAGGAGTGCGAGGCTCTCCGCACACAGGTGGAGAGGCTGGAGAAGCAGTGCAAGGAGCAGCAGACCACCGTTGCCCGGCTGGAGAAGGTGGCAGCCGCCTCTGAGCGGGAGCAGCAGGTGGAGGCAGAGGCTTTGAAGCGGGAGGTGGTACAGCACAAGGAGAGGGCCACGGAACTGGAGCAGCTCCTGGAAGCATCCAAGTCCAGTCAAgagaagctgaagagggaacTCCACGACAAAGGAAAGGAGCTGGCCCAGAGCAGAGAGGCGGCATCCCGAGCCGAGAAGGAGCTAGTCGTCCTACGTGCCGCAGCCCAGGAGAAGAGCAAGTCTGAGGAGAGCTGGAAGGAGCAGCTGTCACGCTGTGCCCAGGAATCGGAGCGCCAGGCCAGCATCATCAGCAGCATGGAGAAGGAGACATCCATCATGCAAAGGCAGCagctggagaaggagggggaggtcAAGGACCTGAGGCGGCTGGCCCTGGCTGAGTCCGAGAAGAGCAAGAAGCTGGAGGAGAGGCTGCGGATCCTGCAGTCGGAAATGGCCACCGCTGCTTCCCGGGCAGCTGAGAGGTGCTCAACCATGAAAGCCGAAGCGCAGAGCTCCCAGGAGCAGGCCGAGAAACTTCGGGTGTCGGTGGAGGCCCTGAAGAAGGAGCGGAGCGCTGCCTCCAAGCAGCAGGAGGACCTCTGCAAGGAGCTTAAGTCCTGGCAGGAGAAGGCCTTCCAGAAGGAGCAGCAGCTTTCCGCCCAGCAGCAGGAGTTCGCAGGGGCCCAGGCCCTGATCACAGAGCTGATGCCCATCAAGTGCCTCTACCAACAGCTGCAGGCGGAGCAGGCCTCACAGGAGAGCAAGCACCGGGAGAAGCTGGAGCAGATGCAGAACGCCGCCTCCCTCCTGCAGGCGGAGCTGGCCAGGGCCAAGCTGGAGCTGGCGGAGCTGCAGGCGGTGAAGGAGAGGCTCCTGGAGCGGGAGCAGGCCATCCAGCAGCTGCAGGCAGAGAAGGGCAGCTACGTGGGGCAGCTGGCCACCCTCCAGCAGGCCCAGGCGCAGCTGGCCGAGGAGAACCGGGGGCTGCAGCGCCTGGAGGCAGAACTGGCCCAGGCCAAGAAACAGCACAAGCAGGAGCTGGAGTCGGTCAGGCTCGACTCGGAGAAGCGGATGGCCGCCATCAAGCGAGTGGTTGAGGACACCCAGAAGAAGTACGAGGAGGTCAAGAAGAGGCAGCAGGTGCAG GTGGAGCAGCTAGAGGTATATCAGAAAGAGCGAGCTAATGCATGCCAG cTGGAGGAGCTGAAGCAGAAGTTGGTTCAGCAGCAGAAGGTCACTCAAGCCGAGCAGCAGAGAGCCCAG CAGGTGCACGAAGAAGAGCTCCAGGCAGAGATTAAGCACCGGAATGAGAAGATCTTGGATCTCCAGTCTCAGCTGGCCCAGAAGGAACAAGCTGCTGAGCATTACAAGGCGCAG ATGGAGAAGGCCAAAACACACTACGACGCAAAGAAGCAACAAAACCAGGAGCTGCTTGAGAGGCTGGGAGTCCTGGAGGAGGTGGAGAGGGAGAACGCGGAGCTGAAGGCCAAATCGGAGCGCCTTGTGAAGGAGCAGCAGGATTTGGTGAGGCAGATGCAGGAGGCCCAGCTCACCTCCAAGAACCTCTGCAGCCTAGAGGCACAG GTGGAGTTTGCAGATCGCCAGCTGCGAGAGCAGGGCAAGTTCCAGCTGGCCACAGATTCATTAAAAAGCCGCATCACCTTCCAGGAAAGCCCAGCCGATGTCAGCACAGACAGCCTGGACATGAGCACCAGCGATGAAGCACAGCCGCTCAACTCCACCAG GAGGTCTCGCCGTTCCATCTCTGAATCTGGGACAGCAGAGCCGTCCAAGGCTTCCCACCGGCTGCCTCGGAAGGTggagactctggagagcctcTATTTCACACCCATCCCCACCCGCACGCGGTCCAAACTGGAGAACAGCGTTAATTCCACGGGCGATGTTTCCTTTGAGTCGGGGCGGAAAACACTCTCTGGCCGCCGGCGCACCACACAGGTCATCAACATCACCATGATCAAA AAACACACTGAGCCAGGAACTCCCCAGAGTGCTGACGCCTCCTTGTTCAGCGTGCAGTCCGCTGAGTCTCAGAGCAGCACCTTGAGCCAAGAGCCGGTCAAGACCCGCCTGCGTTCCGCATCCGCTTCCTCCACCCGCTCCCTTGCCAGCCTCCCCTCTCAGGAATCCCTCACCAGGCTGGGCACCTCTTCCCCCAACAACACGACGTTGATGAGCCTGCCTGGCTATCGGCCTGCCACCCGCAGCTCCATGAGATGCTCCCAAGCCGGAGGGGCCAGTTCTG ggCGCAGCAGCTTCTATGCGGGCAGCTGCCAGGAGGAGCCGGAAGCGCTTGACGAGTGGACCCGCATTGCTGAGCTCCAGCAGCGCAACAGGATCTGCCCACCTCACCTGAAGACCTGCTACCCCCTGGAGTCTCGG CCAACCCTGTCACTGGCCACCATCACAGACGAGGATATGAAGACGGGGGACCCCAGAGAGACCCTCCGGCGTGCCAGCATGCTGCCCTCCCAGGTTTCCGAGGGCCCTGCCACCCGCCGCAGCACCCTGAGCTCCGCGGCGGCCGCGGGGGGCATTGCCACTCGGCAGCAGAGGAAGCGCATTTCAGATGAACCCCACCAGGCTGCAGGGACCCCAGAG TCCAAGAAATCTGCCACCTGCTTCCCACGACCCCAGACTCCCAAACTGCGGAGCGAGGAGCACAAGCGCAGCACCCATGCGGGAAGCAAGAAGGACAAAGCCCAGGCAGCCAACAAGCAG CCCAACAGGCGCCAGTCGATGGCCTTCAGCATTCTGAACACTCCGAAGAAGCTGGGCAACAGCCTCCTGCGCCGGGGGCCCAACCGCAAAGTGACTCCCAAAAACTCACCTCGGAGCAGCAGCCGGAGATCCCCGAGGGCAACATCATCACCTAAGGGCAAG GCAAACTCCAGGTCCACGAGGAACACCAAGTTCTAA